The Xylocopa sonorina isolate GNS202 chromosome 5, iyXylSono1_principal, whole genome shotgun sequence genome segment AATATACCTCGGCGTTGCTCTCCTCCTTTCACTGGGGCTACCCGTTTTTCTTCTCGCGTCGTGGAACGCGCGACTTTTCCTCTTCGACGGGAACGCGTCCGCACGCGAATGGCTGCAACCCCTTTGGCCGCGCCTCGATGAACATCGCGCTCGAGTTGCCTCGCCGAGCGGCTAACCTGTTGTTCGCCGGATCCGTTTCCTCTTCTCTCCATCGCGTTTtcggttttttttttctattcctCTTCCAACGGgcccgataaattcttttttcGTCTCGATTGCCGTTCGTATTGAGCGTACGCGGAATTTTGGTTGTTCGGTGGACGATCGCGCAGGATGGtacattttttatttcatttgcaAAAATGATGGTTCAACCAGGGAATTTTAATAGAGGATAGATGAGCGTTTGCTGGTTCGATGGAAGCGTACGAGGTTCGGTTTCAACGGGGGGACGCGTTTCTTTGTTAACGATTCCAGGTGTCCCTTGGATTCCACGGAATCGTCGTTCGCCGTATTGGGCAATGGtcgttgaataaacaatgggtgTCGGAAAACCAGTGGAAACCGAGTCGATCGTGAAAGCGTGGGTCACGGAACTTTCGTTGCTGGATTAGAATCTTTTCCATTCGTAAACAACCTCGGAACTAACCGTGTACAGTGTCTGCGAAGCAATTGTAACGCGGCGTGCAAAAGAGCCGGTTGCACGGCAAGGATCCGCAGGAGGATTCTATTTTAAAGAGCAGTCTGCGCCCGCGAAATTATTTACGGCGCGTCCTATTTATTTTTGCAAGTTCGCCCCGCACAAGTGGAACTCGGTGAAGGTGGCCGTGCCTCTCCCGTTCAATCAACCGGGATGATCAATTTAGAATAGTCTCGGGATCGTGAAAAATGGAGCACGTCGAAGCAACGTCCGATCGTTTCGGCCGGGCTTCGATAAAAATGCTCGAGCCGTAATGCATAGGCGTTCACGTACATTCGTGCGATGGCACTATGGATGTCGATTTGTTGGCAAGGAGAAGCAATTTCTTGAGCTTTCATCTTCGAAAACGTCGTTCAAGCTCACGTTTCTTCGGGGCAATTCGCGTAGAAAACATCTCCGTTGAGAGGACAAACGTATTCGTCTAAAAAAAGGGGGTTCGAGTTTTTTCAATCGTGAATCTACATGGAAGCCACGTACGTGTACACATCCAAGAGACGCTTTGAAAGGAACGTGGTCTTTCCATTGTCTCGAAATGTTCCTGCCAAAGTGGATACGTAACGGAGGGTTGAAAAAGTGGCTATCTGTGAAAGCGTAAGTCGCGACTCACTCCTTCTCGAACATAATAAACCTAGACTCGTCGGTGGAAGCTACATCCTTTAGATTCGTCAAAAATCGAATAATCGAAACTGTTTCGGCGTTTCGACGCTTCGTCCTTAGAGAACGGACTCGATCGTGGAATCGTAAAGCGAAACCGACGGCAAGGACCATCCTGAcgtgcttctctctctctttctctctgtctctcgcgTTGGAAAGAGAAGAACCACGAGACACTTTGGTATCCGTCGAATCGAGAAGAGACCGAAAACGTCGGTTCTCGTTGGGGCGCTTGGCCGGGATTCCGGCCTGCGAGCGTATTCGCCACAAAGGCGGGCACGAGTTGCAGGATCGATAACGCCTTTACAACGCTACCGGACGTACGTGGAACGTGGCGTATAGCGTAGTTTGACCAACGGTGTTAGTCGGATAGCCGTGTCCCCCGGCGTAAAGCTAAGCCGTAGTTGCAACCCCGTGACGAGCCCGAGGGGTGAGAACGAGGGACCCCGTTGGCGAGAGCGAGGTTGGATCCGTTTAACTCTGCCCACGTACGTAGACGTATACCTGACGCGTACCTGGGACGGATAGAGCGTAATCTATACGGGGACACGGTTGGACGAGCCCCGTTGAGAACCACTGGGCTCTACCTGGCTGTTAATAGGAGAGCGGTGAACACGGAATGTCCTCGTAAAAGCGAGTGAGAGGGACGGCGAGATTGAAGGGGATAGACGAGAAGGACAGGGATGCCGGGGCCGGTGTTTAAAGAAGGACACCCGATATAGAAGGCATTGTACCCGGTTATACCGTCAGCCGTTCCAGGTGCTGGAGGGCAGTCGGCTCTCGCCACGGGACGAGCATATACGGTTTGCGTTTCCTTCTCTCTCCGGCGTTGCCAGCGTCGGAACGAAATCGTTCGCTCCTGTTGTAGAGAAGAAGAGGCGGCACGCGTCTGCCTATACTCGCGTGTTTCTCTCTTAACGCAACTCGGCCGAATCGGAGCCCGATCGTGGTCGCAGTCGCGCGTCTGCACCCGGGACCGGGACGCGGAGCCGGCGAAACGCGCGCGAGTGGGATAGAGAAGCGTAAGAGAACGAGGAGGAGCCGAGAGAACCGAAGGGTAGAAAAAGAGAACCGGATAGCgaaagaggaagaaagaaggaaaggagGGAAAAGAAGGAGGGAAGAAGCGACTGGGACGGCTGTGGATCGTGTGCCGCTCTGCAGTGCGACATTCGACGACAACACACGCTAGCACACACCGCCGAGCGCTAATCAACTTTCGTATACACACGCGCTCGCACGCTGCTCTCCGCGCCGCCTCTAGGCGCCGTTCTCTTTGTTCGCGCGATTCCTTCGACCTCGACGCCGGAAACTCCTCGATACGCTCGCCGATCGTTTACCTACGCGCCACGCGATTCTTCTCTCTCCACGTGAATTCCTCGCGACGAACAAACGATCTCGCCTCCCCTACCTCGAGGGGAGCCAGAAGAGAGAGCACCGAGTATCCGGTGGATCGTAAACAGAGAAGAGAGTCTACGAGCCGCGCGAAAGGAAGACGCGAGGTTAACAGTCGACTGTTTCAACGAACGCGGCCGTTTCTGGAAAGGAGAAACGCGCGAACGCCGGTGTCCACGGCGACGAGCCGCCGACGGAGGATGCGCCGGAGGTCCGTCTGGTGAGGAAACAAGGCCCGGCCGATCGTCTTCCGGGCGACGATCGCTTCACGGACGGGATGCGAGACGAGCCACGTGAATGTTGTACACCGTTGAACCTTCCTTTCCGCCACCCGAATTATTCTGGACCGGCATGGAGCCCGTGAAAGCCAAGTACGTACCGACTCGTTTCTTCCGTTTGATTGTCACGAATGTTAGCAGAGTTACCTCGACGGTTCTACGCTCGCGGTTCGCAGAGTTTACCGGGATGCCAAGCGGTATTGTAGAAAGCCGCGTTTTCACTGGCACCGAGGCACCGAGGGAACCGTGGCTACTCCAATCGAGCGCATCAACGTTTCGTTTGTTAGTTGTTTTACTTGTTTTAGATGGAAGCCAATAAAATTGGCAGGCACTTGTGTCTTTTCCGTGCTGGTATTCCTAGCGATTGTTTATTTCTCCTCTTCTCTACTCGAGCGAACTTCTCACGTTCTTACTTCGAATTCTACGCGGCGCAAGTTTATTTTCAGTGAAACTCTTCCAGTACGTAAATCCACGCGACTCTTCCCCTTTCGTTTCCTCCGGGGAACGTTTCCCTCTCGCGTCGACCATTTCTTTTCAATTTCTTCTACCGCGTGCTCTTACCCATCTCCCGTGACACGATGCAAAAGTGATCGTCGCCTCGTCGCCAGGGTTTTTCACGGATTTCGCGACGACGAATGTCACGAAACGTTCGTCTGCTCGAGCTGCCATTGATTTCTGAATCGACGCGTTTCACCGCCGTTAGAAATTTCTCTCTAACAGAGTCTCTGGTTCGTTTTTACCACTGTTGACATAGTACGCGCAGAGTTACCGTTTCGAGCGGCGGTCAACTACGAAGCGCGATGAATGGGGCGCGGAGTTTACCAATACGACAACCCAGGAATGTCCGGTTTTTTATACCGCGCCCCGGTGATACATTCGTAAATACTCGCATACTCGTGTACGTACGATGCGTATCGATCGAGTCGAATTCGGGATTCCGGCCGGAACGGTGCCAGTTTGCGCGCGATATCGCGTGAAAAAAGAAGCCAATCACGCAGCAACCGTGCCGAACAGGGGTTGAAAATGTGGGGAGAATACGGGTGTTCCTCGACGCTCGGTTTTCGACGAGGTTGCCTCGTTTGGGATATTGTTCGGCGAAGCTCGATTCGTGCTCGAGCAAATTGTTTCGTTAACGTCGAACGATGCTTTTGTTAACGATTAAACGTTGTCTGGTTGTACGGCTACTCGTGGTTTTTGGAAAGGTCGCGTTACGGCGGAGGAGTAAAAATATAAGTGGCCGTTGAACAATTCGAAACGCAACGTTCCCATTGGCATGTCGCTACGCTTACTTTGAGCAGAACTTCATTAAAACGGAGCTCGTCCGTAAATAAACTATCGCGGAAAATATAAATTACGCGCACAAACTCCACCCATTTTGGTTATTTTTCGACGTCGGTTATTCTGGTCCTGCGGTACGTTATTGCAGTATATTATTCCACGCTTTCCTCCTTTTCCTCGTTTGCCTCGTTCCATCGCGCCCTACGGCATCGCCTGGGGCCCTCGAACTCGGAGATTCTTCGGGCTTCTCTGTAAGACGAGCTTCTCCGCCAATTGACGCGCTACGTCAATAACCGAAACAATGTTTCCCTCTTTTAACGCGGCGCACCGTTTCGATAACGGATAGAAAGCCGCCGCGCGAGGTCTGCATTTGAGCGTGGTCAACAATTGGGTCGCTCAATTTAAAGGGCGTTCAACGCGTCAGACGCATCGCGTAGCGTCTTGTCTGTCCTCGTGGAAATTAGGCTGCGACGGAGCGTGCAGCTTGGGCGCGATACACTCCGCTTTCAATCGTTCTTTTGCGCTCCCGCGAAACCAAGTCGAACGCGACGCCGTTTCGAAACTTTGCGCGCGAGTGGACACGCGGAAATCCGGCTGGACAGCGACGCGATTCGAGTTGCAGAGAATCACTTGGCCACCGTTTACTCGCGTCTCTGCGTTTCCGGTTTGCGATCGCCAGGATACGGAGTGTGGGTATAGTCGTTCGACTTCTACTCGATTTAAAGTTTACCGTTCGTCCAGTTCCCTGTTTCTTTCGCGCGCGTACGTGTAACGCAGCTTGCGAGAAGATTGCGGTCCGTGAAAAGAATCAAGAGGTCGGAATATCAGCGGCTGAAACGTCTACGGCTATTTACAAGCCACCTTTCGCATCAACCTTTCAATTTGCAGCCCGCGGGGAACACCGTTTCCGCATTAGCATCTTTCCGCGCAACGAAAAGCCGCCGCCAGCTTTCAGGAACAACAAAGAAGGGTGGAATTTTTGCGAAACGAAGTCAAGAatgaaaggaagaaagaaagaaagaaaggagggAGGAACGGGAACTGCATAATGCATCACGCGGGGATGGAAGGTCGCGAGTAGAGGGTCGTGGATGAAATATGCTTTTCATCGGTAACCGAGCGCATTGTTGCTTTCGTTCCTTCTGATTTCCGTTACCCGTTACGCGATTGTTCTTCCCCGTAAATCAGATTATCCTGATAAATCACTTTTTCCACGCTCGATGCACGCCGTGGCGTAGTCGTTCGTCTTCCCTCTATGGCACCGGTCGATTACCATTTTCCTCCAGTTAAAACCGATCCATCGCGCGATATATCAAAGTCGTAACAACGTTATACCGGTGGATATCACTGGGATCGATCGGGAACGGGGCCACGTTGCACCGCGGAGATAGTTGCATCAGTTTAAGATGCAGCCGCGTTACGGCATCGTGTGAAAGTTTAGCTATTCAACCGGCGAGCGTAACACGGATGACATCATAAACCGGATCGCGTCGAATCCCGATCGAGAAATCGATTTCATTTCCGCGCGGGGCCCTCTTTCCGCTCGGTTGAGCTTCCATCGCCGCTCGGTTCGCTCGCGCCTCCCTCGATCGATGACTTACACGTTTACATTATTCACCGGGACAATTGCCGGTGCATCGAGGATGGGTTTACTTGTAATAACTTTATTCGAAGCACGGTGAGCAAGCATCGCGTGAAATGCCATGCGCGGCGTGTGTATTATGCGAGGGAACGTCGCTGTGCGCGGAGAACGGGGAAACGAACCGGTGTGGGAAGAAAGGTGCACAAGGAATAACCGGGACCTGGGGTGGGCTTAGCTTTTCTGTACACTTCGTACGAGATCTCAGAGGGATTTCTCTCGTTTCATACGAGAGGCAATGCTCAAACGACACTTGAAAAgctacgatcgatcgatccgctcCCGTCCGTACGGAATCACTTCTCTCTGGTATCCGGTTATCGCAACGGAACTATAAATTCAGACGGGCAGCCGGTCGTCCGgtgaatttaaacgcgacattaAGTCAAATTCTAAACGCAGACCGCACGCGACGGACTTATCACGAAGCGGACTAACGTGATTCAACACGCGTGCAGAGAAATCGACCCGCCGCAGGTGGTTCCCCTAAATGCATACAATATCGAAGATTGGATCGATAGTTTAAGTCTGCAAGGTTGCCCCTTACTTTGGTCTGCGGTACCAACTATTTTATGCACCGTCGCAGGTTCTTATTATAGATCCTTCATGCTTTTTTCCTTTTCCAACCGCCTCTTTATTTTCTTCTAGATTTTCTTGCACGATTGGTGGGAAAAAATTCTTACGAGATTCTTACGACGATTGCAGATGCCAAATGGCACTTTGCTTATAAATATTGAAATATGTACAGAAAAGGGCTGCAGCGCGAACGCTTGCAGCGTGAAATTGTCTGAAATTGTCCCATCCAACACGAGAGGATCGTTTAAAAATCAAATTTAGCAGATTCGTATAACTACGCGGTGTCGTGGTTCTGTTCGCAGAATGGCCCCCACAGGGATGCCACCGGTTACGGGGGTCCTGCAGCCACCCGCGGGCTCGACGCTGTCAGGGACCACGATGGCGAATTACAAGAAAAGCTGGTGGAGAAGAGTGGCCCCCTGCTTAGCCTTCCTCGCCGCTTTTTCCACTGCCATGGCCTTGCTTCTTGTCTGGAGCGAGGCTGCTGCCTTGAGGTAAATATTTCTGCTTGCAAATCGACGAGTGTGTACGAAAATTTCGCATTCCATTAAACCGAATCGTTCGAGATACTCCGACTCGTGCATCGACGACTAGCATCGATATTTAAAATCTAGTTTAAGCCTTTTCCGTTAACACATCCCCCGGTTTCATCGTCCCCCATCCAACGCGGAGAACGTAAAAATTTTATAGCACCGTAAAATAGGACGCTCTCTGTCTCTTCGAAGCTGCCATTATCTTCACCTTTCcctcttcatcttttttttttgttttttccacCCGTGATCCCGTCCATTAAACGAGCGAGGACGTCCAATATGGCGAGGGATTAAATAAGTAATTAAACGGATCTCCTCTCATTTTTATTGCCCTTCAACGCTCGCCTCTCTGCCGGTCTCTGCTCCGCGTCGAGCGAGTCCGTTCCCAGCGGAGAGTAGCAACGCGTCAATTTATGGCAATCAGGGAAAAGCGAACGGCAAATTGCGGGCCATATCGTCGATTTCAATTGGCACCGATTGTCCACGCGTGCAGAGTGACCGGAAACGCGGTGCCCGCCTGCTCGTTCGACCGTTGCTGTTTCGGAGCACCCGTCCCCGACCTTATCGTGCAAAGTCAAATATTTGCCTCCAGCTTTACATCAGGATCCCGGACAAAGTGCTGTGTAATTGTTGCTACTGTCGAGAGCCATGGGCAATCCGGTCGATTGATAAGGACTGCGTGAATCGTTAACGCTTACCAGGGAGGTGGCAATTCCGACAATTCTGAGCCGTCGTTTACATTTCTATTTACCGTGTGATTCGGAGAAATTCTGGATCCTTTTTTCCGTTTTCGTTCGCTTTTTAAGTCGTCGGTGTATAATGCGACAGCCGGTTGGTATGCGAATGCAAAATAGACGCAGCAACGCATAATTGTCCTTTGTATTCCTTCGTCGCGACAATCCGGTTCGATTATTCATCGTTCGAGCAACTGATCCGTCGCGAATTATTAATAACGCTTGGGAGACAGGGAGTAACCAGTTGCTTATCCCCCAGCATCTACAAAGGCTCGTGCCACGTTCCCTTAGTTGCGTTAAGGAAATACGATTGTTAAACGGAGTTAATTACTAGGTCACTCGACGATTATCCTTTCTCTCGGGCGCTCGTGACAAAAGCCCTCTCGACGCGGCGCTCTCGAGGAAAAAATTCTGAGACGACGCTTAACGGCGTTACCGTTTAATATCAGGACCTTTGTCGTTACTCTCCGGTGAAATCGGTATCGCTTGTGTTCGATCATCCCTTCATCCACCTCCGTAATTTACGTCAATAGTAATAGAATACGCCAACAGCAAAACAAcagcgaacgggggggggggggggtaagtTACACCCACATTTTGTCGTCACATTTCTGTGTCGCCGTTCGATCGTTAAATGTCACGCGTGTGCCGAAATCCTCGTTGATCTTGTTGCGCAATTCGAATCACCCTGTGTCTAACGATACATCGAACGAACGACATGCCGATCCACGCATAACACGGAGAGCCCTTAAACGTTTCAACAACCCGCGGCCATATTTTGCGAACGTTTGCACGACAGGCGGGTGTATATCACGGTTGCAGATGTGGAGAGGCATTCGAACGCCCATCAGCGTCCCACCCTGTCGTTTACGCGGCGAGGAAACGAGGATCAGCTCATTACCATGTGCGTTACGTGTGTACACACGCCGGGCTTAATGAATAGCCCGGGCAATCGGTGCGCGCATTAAAGCGAACGTTCCCCCGTTGCAGGAGGCAGGCGTTCGACGCCAACATGACCAGGGACTACGTGTTGAACAGCGTCTCGATGGACAACCCGGAATTGGTCGCGTACATCAGAGAGGTTCAATTGAAGCCCACCACGCAACAGGACCCGTTGAACGCGACGCAGACCACGGAGGAGAGGTACGTCGCTGGTCTGACCGAGGGAAAACGCGAGGGCGTCTACGTCGAATATATCAGCAGGGTAAGGAAAGCGATCTTTCACCTTTCGAAGGACACGGGTACCGATTCTCCACTAATTGAAATTGAACGCAATCGATACGCCGTCTTGCAGATAGGCGCCGTCTCCAGTACGGGCTGGCTGGAGCGTAACTTAACTTGGAGAGGCGTCCTAGTCCTGACCGATCCGAGAAGTTTCTTCGAGGCACACAGGAGTACCAGAAATCAAAAGACGAGGGTTCTTCACGCTTGCCTCAGCACCGATAAGGATACCAAAGAGGTAAAACCGTGCGCGCGATCGTTCTCTAATCCGTCCTACTCCACTGACCGCGATAAATCGCGTTAATTACCGGCAAACGAGACTTTTATCGCGGCCTGGCCACTCGTTCGACTTTCAGATTACTTATCATCAAGAGTCCGAGGTTCAAGTTACCAAACTGGGCGAGGGCCCGAACAGCCTCGTATCGTCCGACGAGGGTCTGCCGACCACGAGATTGAAATGCTTCCCCTTGTACAGCGTCCTGTTGGCTTACAGTGCCACCACCTTGGATTACCTCAGTCTGGACAGCCCGGACGCCCAAGACGGTCAGGTAACTATCGATTTCGCCGAGAATCTCCTTTCGTATTTTACATTCGATACATCCATCGATATCTTCTTGTCTCTCAGACAAGGTGTTTCCCTCTCCACTACAGAGAACCCTTTCGAGAAGTTCTCCACAAAAATATTAAAGTCCAAATAGTCTCGAGTACTTCCTACAAAGGTGCCTCCAAATCCTTTAATCCTTTGCAAACATTCTTCGTGTTTCGTCCATTCTATTTGTATGATATGCGTATTCATTTCCTCTTTGGGTGCGCGATAAACACGATTTTATTCGATTCAGGTCCTGGATACGATTCCCTGGGACACGACCAGAATATCCGTGGTGTCCATTCGCTGGAGCCCTCACCACAGCGAAGCCGAGACGAAAAGTCTGATCGATAAGATGACTAGCAGACGATACAAGCTGATGTACACGACCGACACCGGGAAATTTATCTTCTTGTACAACGCGTTGCTTAAGATTTGAACCTCTTTGACTCTGTGCTTGCTttcgacacacacacacacacacacatacacgcgaACACATACTGGACACACCTACGGTCTCCGTGCgctttttttttaacgagcAGAAACAGCCTCGATTCGCGACGAGAAATATCCTTTTACTTTCTTTTCCGAGGAAATCGAAGAGCGTTCGTATGAGACCACCGAGATGGGACCATCGAAATGCTCCCTCGGTTTCGTTCTCGACGCAGAACGCAAAGACCTCGTCATTGAACGCAGTTTTTATTTTCCATGGAAAAACGATTATTTCCAGCCGCGTGCGCATCGGATCGTAGAACAAGCCGAAACGTTTTTTCGTTACCGTTTACGCTTGGTACGGTTGGTACCGTCGACCGGATCCATCGACAAATCCACGATAGGCTATTTTTCCGTGTTTCTTCTTTTATTAATTTCTTtcgccttttttttctttttttaatttcacGTCGATTTAACGAACGAGTGACAAAGACTGAGAGACTTATTTCCGCGAGGTATCGTCGCTCACGATGACGCTGATCGACCAGGGTCCCTGCGTCGACGAGCGATCCTTCTTCCGGCGCGAAGAAGCTCGCCTGTGCTTTACTTTAGCAAGTGAACCAAAACCAAGAACGAGGACAAAAAAACGATGAAGGGAGggagagaagaagaaagaagtaATTGTATTTAGTTTCGTGCTCGTATTTTAGCGTAGATTATTATTTTAACGGTAACGTTTAGCCACACGCAAGTGTCAGACCAAGATGATACCGGAACTTTTTACGGATTACGTAGATCTTTTTATTTCGTCGAAGAAAAACGACAGCCTCGTGTTCCGATACTTATGATACCCACCATAGAAGAGAAAACGATCGTTATACGCGGTTCAACGTGCGCTGTCGCAGTGATAATTGATGAGTTACTCTGATTACCTATACCACGGGCCTTATTAGCACGTAAGTTGATATTTAGCTTAAGCTAtactagatatatatatatacatgtgtatAGAATACAATCGATTGGATACCATTTGCTCCTCGCTGGGGGGTTGTCCACTTGCCTCGTTTAACGAGACCTTCCCAGTGGTTCGTCGCGTACGTTGCTTTTACGACGGGGGTGAAATAAAAATGCTGTTTTGTTTCTTTCTCTATCGATTTTCCACGGTGGTTCTCGTTATTCTTTGCCTAAGGATTGTTTTGCGTGGAACCCGCATGCAGAGTATCGCCTTCTTTCTATTGATTCTCGAAGACTGCTCGTACCTACGTACAATCGATCCTTTGTTACTTTACAGTGAAAAGAAACTTGATAATTTCTAAAATCAAGTTATCTGAAATATTCTGTGCATCGATCGCGAAGTAAGTTCTGGCagactacttaaaacgcgttggAAAATGATTAATTTACCTCGGCGACGACCCCCAGAGGAGCAACAGGAAGTCCTCTTTTCACGAGCGCGTCCACCGCGACACTCAAAGCAGAGATACACGATTACAGAAAGCGATACACTCGATCGCACTGTTGCAACGAAGTACAGTGGCCGAATAGAGCgcgaatttatttttctatcgaCGATTTCGTAACCGAGGACCGATAATTTCGTATATTAATCATGGACGATTTACGACACGTCCAGTGACCCGTCGCTATCGGCCTCGTCGAAAATCGCGCGCCGTGCTTGCATTCACGAACGCACTCACACGCACCCACTCGTTTCTGTACGTTTTCATCGATTTTTCTCATCAAAGGTACGTCAACCACCGCCTCCGCGATCATTTAGTTCGAACGATACCCCTTTCTTTTTTCACCACTTCTCCTTTTCTCTTTAACGAAGCACTTCGAGGACATTGTACCAACATTTGTtccgagagaaacgaacggattCTTTTCGAAGATAATAAAAGCAGATATTTTGGAAAATCGCGTGGTTATTCTGCGAGGAGTCAGTTTTTAACTGGATCGTTCACACGGTAAAAGATCACCGAAGTAAAGCTCGATCGTTGATTCGATTCGACGCTAACTAGACTTTTCTCCCATAAGTGGAGTTCTCTGTCCTTTTCCATCTCCTCTGGAAAATTTCAATGAACCATGCCTCGCTAATTGCCGCAATCTACTTTTAAAATTACACAAATTCCTCTTCTGTTTATATAGGGCTCCTAGTTCTCTTGGTTCGATGGAAAAGTTGGCGAGAAATTGAGTCTAACCGAGCAGCGTGACTTATCGTTGGTCACGCTGCACTCTTTTCACCGCACTTTCCTCGTACTTTTGCTTCTATGcctttaaataaaatttaccaCGGTTTTATCCTGTACACGCGCTTCCCTATGGCGCCTGGTGAGAGCGTCGCCATAATTTAATCCAACCTATATATCGGTGCAACGCGATTTCTTCGCGTGACATTTCTATCGTAATTAATCGTCTGGACGATCCCATCGATTCCAGAATCTTTGCTCGAACctgaatcgaaggaaaggagaacGGAGGAAAATGGCGAACGCTCGAAGACGATAGCTTCGAGCGTCTGTCGGTTACGTCGGATTTGAACGTTTTATCTCCTGGCGAACGAAAGAAAAGCCAGAGGGGgacgaaggagaagaagaacggGTACAAATCTGTTCGAAACCGTTTCGCGATAACACGCCACGTGGAACCTCAATAATGGTCCTCCGTGTGCTTGATAACGATTTATAATCCGTCGGAGAAAAACGGACACGATTTCTCCGTGTCAAAACTCTTGCGCGAACGGGATATCTGGGACCTTGGTTGGTGCTACGTTTTCTGGTTGTCTTCGGAAGCGACAGCTCCGTATTTGCACGCGGAAGGCCAGGAAATGGCGGAGATATACGTTTTACGGAATTTCCTCGAGGACGTGGAAACGTCTGCCGATCGATCACTCTGATCGATGAAAAATTATTGTCGAACGGTAAGTAATATCCCTCAATTGATCCCGATTTCGTCAAAGCTCTGTGTAATTTTATCATTCCAATTGGCAAACCAGAAATTGGATACGATGGCACAGTGGTAAGCAATGAAAAGATAGCTAATGGAGTTACCCAATGTCGCAGAAGGCCACAAAGATTTTCTTACGATTTACAACTTGATACACTGTACTATTCTAAATTTATACCGCGGATTTTCGTCTGGCTTTAAATGTCGCCTCGTTATTTGCAATAGAGACGAGCGAATTAGTCTCGTTACGTAGCTTATGAAACGTCTAGTATATAGGACCTACCGAGCCGTGTAATTTGAGGCagaatcctttttttttttcatcactCACGTGATTCAGGGGATGTTCAATCTCGTCGACAGCATCCCCGTCCTTTCTCTCCCCTcggttttaattaattaactttTCGCCGTGGACCACACGCTGTTCGCCACCCCCCAACCCCTTCGTTCCGTCTCCATGGTTGGATTTTCGTTACCTCGCCAGATTTAGGTACGACACGCGATACGAATCGATCATCGTGAATTGGGTCAGTCCGTGTAATAACATGGCCCTTCGTGGAAGCGTGCAACAACGTAATAAAAAGCG includes the following:
- the LOC143423693 gene encoding protein Star, with the protein product MLYTVEPSFPPPELFWTGMEPVKAKMAPTGMPPVTGVLQPPAGSTLSGTTMANYKKSWWRRVAPCLAFLAAFSTAMALLLVWSEAAALRRQAFDANMTRDYVLNSVSMDNPELVAYIREVQLKPTTQQDPLNATQTTEERYVAGLTEGKREGVYVEYISRIGAVSSTGWLERNLTWRGVLVLTDPRSFFEAHRSTRNQKTRVLHACLSTDKDTKEITYHQESEVQVTKLGEGPNSLVSSDEGLPTTRLKCFPLYSVLLAYSATTLDYLSLDSPDAQDGQVLDTIPWDTTRISVVSIRWSPHHSEAETKSLIDKMTSRRYKLMYTTDTGKFIFLYNALLKI